A stretch of the Pedobacter sp. MC2016-14 genome encodes the following:
- a CDS encoding isoaspartyl peptidase/L-asparaginase → MKLIIHGGFFSESLTNQETKKAKQDALSAIVTEGYEYLKTHTALETVIYVVSLLEDNELFNAGWGSQIQSDGKVRLSASVMDGKSHRFSGVINVERIKNPIKVAELLLDYEDKVLSGPGALSFARKNKFGYFDSISPQRQKEFLAKLDVESRKGTVGCVALDSAGSLAAATSTGGKGLEMVGRVSDSATVAGNFANKFAGVSCTGIGEDIVGAALAAKIVTRVTDGASLKEATDKSFKELAETGGFAGIIGISAQGEIYHADSHPYMVWAAFDGSLQVFN, encoded by the coding sequence ATGAAGTTAATTATTCATGGTGGATTTTTTAGCGAATCGTTAACGAATCAGGAAACCAAAAAGGCGAAACAAGATGCTTTGTCTGCAATTGTTACCGAGGGATATGAGTACCTGAAAACGCATACGGCATTGGAAACAGTGATATATGTGGTGAGTTTGTTGGAAGATAATGAACTTTTTAATGCAGGTTGGGGCTCACAGATTCAGAGTGACGGGAAAGTAAGGTTAAGTGCTTCGGTAATGGATGGCAAGAGCCATCGTTTTAGTGGCGTTATCAATGTTGAAAGGATTAAAAATCCGATAAAGGTTGCCGAATTGTTGCTGGATTATGAGGATAAGGTACTCAGTGGTCCGGGTGCACTATCTTTTGCCCGCAAAAATAAGTTTGGCTATTTTGATTCCATTTCGCCTCAAAGGCAAAAAGAGTTTCTGGCTAAACTGGATGTAGAATCCAGAAAAGGAACTGTAGGCTGCGTGGCCCTGGATAGCGCTGGAAGCCTTGCGGCGGCAACTTCTACCGGGGGAAAGGGGCTTGAGATGGTTGGCAGGGTAAGTGATTCTGCGACTGTTGCCGGTAATTTTGCAAATAAATTTGCCGGGGTATCCTGTACAGGTATTGGAGAAGACATTGTGGGTGCTGCTTTGGCTGCTAAAATTGTAACCAGGGTTACAGATGGCGCATCCCTCAAAGAAGCCACGGATAAATCGTTTAAGGAATTAGCGGAAACAGGTGGCTTTGCCGGTATCATTGGTATTAGCGCGCAGGGAGAAATTTACCATGCAGATTCTCATCCATACATGGTGTGGGCTGCTTTTGATGGTAGTTTACAGGTGTTTAACTAA
- a CDS encoding cyanophycinase — protein sequence MAPKGKLIIIGGAINTGSFTETQFGLPQNMNFFERGILKRITTESVKNTESRFEIITTASLIPEKVGEEYIKAFSQLDVHNVGVLHINSREQANNPENVARVKAAEVIIFTGGDQLRLSSIFGGTAIHDILLYNYHNEEVVIAGTSAGAAASSKNMIYQGSSKDALLKGEVKITGGLGFIDGVIVDTHFVQRGRIGRLLYAAASNPGILGIGLGEDTGLYISEGHKMEAIGSGMVILVDGRTMADTNLTDVEMGQPVSIKNMIVHVMCDGDVYDLTEHQLTIHHPKAVSVL from the coding sequence ATGGCTCCAAAAGGAAAGTTAATTATTATAGGGGGGGCAATAAATACCGGAAGTTTTACGGAAACTCAATTCGGATTGCCTCAAAATATGAATTTTTTTGAGAGAGGTATTCTTAAAAGAATCACGACTGAGTCTGTAAAAAACACGGAATCCAGATTTGAAATTATCACTACTGCTTCCCTCATCCCTGAAAAGGTTGGTGAAGAATACATTAAAGCTTTCTCACAACTGGATGTGCACAATGTTGGTGTATTACACATTAACAGTCGTGAGCAGGCTAATAATCCAGAGAATGTTGCCCGTGTAAAAGCTGCGGAGGTAATTATTTTTACGGGTGGTGATCAGTTGCGCTTGTCATCTATTTTTGGTGGGACTGCTATACATGATATTTTGCTTTACAATTATCATAATGAGGAAGTAGTGATTGCCGGAACTTCTGCGGGTGCGGCAGCGAGCTCTAAAAATATGATTTACCAGGGGAGTAGTAAAGACGCCTTGTTGAAGGGGGAAGTTAAGATTACGGGTGGTTTGGGTTTTATAGACGGTGTAATAGTAGATACTCATTTTGTGCAGCGAGGGCGTATTGGTCGTTTGTTGTATGCTGCTGCCAGTAATCCGGGTATATTAGGAATAGGCCTTGGAGAGGATACTGGGTTATACATTTCTGAAGGTCATAAAATGGAAGCTATTGGTTCTGGAATGGTGATCCTTGTAGATGGGCGCACCATGGCAGATACTAACCTGACCGATGTAGAGATGGGACAGCCGGTATCTATAAAAAATATGATTGTACATGTAATGTGTGATGGTGATGTTTATGATTTAACGGAGCATCAGTTAACCATTCATCATCCTAAAGCTGTTTCTGTTTTATAA
- the cphA gene encoding cyanophycin synthetase produces MKILGIQALRGPNIWSVNRKKLIQMRLDLEELEQSPTNLIDGFGARLQKLLPSMQSHRCSKGAPGGFFERVAEGTWMGHVIEHIALEIQTLAGMETGFGRTRETKTSGTYNVVFSYLEEKAGIYAAEASVKIAQALINNEDYDLEADIQRLRELRQMERLGPSTASIVDEAIARDIPWIRLNKSSLVQLGYGKNQVRFRATMTERTNSIAVDIAGNKDETKRILKDSAIPVAKGITITELSELKEAISHVGFPMVFKPLDGNHGKGASINVQTEEAAKLAFEYAKQYSRKIIVERFITGYDFRILVIDNQMVAAALRVPAHITGNGQATVQELIDKENEDPRRGYGHENVLTEILVDRDTLDLLSKKAYTLDTVVPNGEVVYLKSTANLSTGGTSIDVTDLVHPQNVFMSERIARIIGLDICGIDIMAQNLTQPLTENGGVILEVNAAPGFRMHLAPSEGLPRNVAAPVIEMLYPPGKSFRIPIIAVTGTNGKTTTTRLIAHIVKSNGTRVGYTTSDGIYVQNTLLMKGDTTGPVSTEFILRDPTVEFAVLETARGGILRAGLGFNRCDIGVVTNIQEDHLGISDIHNLSDLARVKGVVIGAVKRDGWAVLNADNKYCVKIAGKADCKVAYFSMDENNPVIVEHCKKGGTAAIYENGYITIKKGDWKIRVDKVTHIPLTFGGSVDFMIQNVLAATLATFLYGYKIEDIRMSLQTFIPSAAQTPGRMNIFKFKEFKILVDFAHNPDGFNGIKDYLKTVEATEHIGVISGTGDRRDEDIKETARIAAQMFDKIIICQEKYLRGRDQQELIDLLLAGIREIKPDMEVIINNNGAEALQFLIATAKSGSYITILSNTIDNAIDKVTEYLDKEFGI; encoded by the coding sequence ATGAAAATATTAGGCATACAAGCACTAAGAGGACCCAATATTTGGTCTGTTAACAGAAAAAAACTCATTCAAATGCGCCTGGATTTGGAAGAGCTTGAACAAAGTCCAACCAATTTAATAGATGGTTTTGGAGCCCGCCTTCAAAAACTCCTGCCAAGCATGCAAAGTCACCGCTGTTCTAAAGGTGCTCCGGGTGGCTTCTTCGAACGCGTAGCGGAAGGTACCTGGATGGGGCATGTGATTGAACATATCGCACTCGAAATTCAAACGCTGGCAGGCATGGAAACAGGCTTTGGCCGTACAAGAGAAACTAAAACCAGCGGCACGTACAATGTTGTATTTAGTTATCTTGAGGAAAAAGCTGGAATTTACGCTGCCGAAGCATCCGTAAAAATTGCCCAGGCACTCATTAACAATGAAGACTACGATCTGGAAGCCGACATTCAACGACTGCGCGAACTCAGACAGATGGAACGACTTGGCCCCAGTACTGCTTCTATCGTTGATGAAGCCATTGCAAGAGACATTCCATGGATCAGGTTAAATAAAAGTTCATTGGTGCAATTGGGCTATGGAAAGAACCAGGTGCGCTTTAGGGCTACCATGACCGAAAGAACCAATAGTATCGCTGTAGATATTGCAGGAAATAAAGATGAAACGAAACGCATCCTTAAAGACTCTGCAATACCTGTTGCAAAAGGCATAACCATTACCGAACTATCAGAATTAAAAGAGGCCATTAGCCATGTTGGCTTTCCTATGGTATTTAAACCTCTTGACGGCAACCACGGTAAAGGGGCATCCATCAATGTACAAACAGAAGAAGCGGCTAAACTTGCTTTCGAATATGCAAAGCAATATTCCCGTAAAATCATTGTTGAACGCTTTATTACCGGCTACGACTTCAGAATCCTGGTGATAGATAACCAAATGGTGGCGGCAGCATTGCGCGTACCTGCGCATATTACCGGCAACGGGCAAGCAACCGTGCAGGAACTGATTGATAAAGAAAACGAAGACCCAAGAAGGGGTTATGGCCATGAAAATGTGCTCACAGAAATCCTTGTAGATCGGGACACGCTTGACTTACTGAGCAAAAAAGCATACACCCTGGATACCGTAGTGCCAAATGGAGAAGTGGTATATCTTAAATCGACCGCAAACCTGAGTACTGGCGGAACTTCTATTGATGTCACAGACCTGGTGCATCCTCAAAATGTTTTCATGAGCGAACGTATTGCGAGGATTATTGGCCTTGATATTTGTGGAATAGACATTATGGCGCAAAACTTAACCCAACCTTTAACAGAAAATGGCGGGGTAATTTTGGAGGTAAACGCTGCACCTGGTTTTAGGATGCACCTTGCCCCGAGCGAGGGATTGCCAAGAAACGTTGCCGCTCCTGTTATTGAAATGTTATATCCTCCCGGCAAATCTTTCCGCATCCCAATCATTGCTGTTACGGGTACAAATGGTAAAACCACCACAACAAGACTTATTGCCCATATTGTAAAAAGTAATGGTACAAGAGTGGGGTACACCACATCAGATGGTATTTATGTGCAAAATACCCTGCTGATGAAAGGCGACACCACTGGACCGGTAAGTACAGAATTTATATTAAGAGATCCCACCGTAGAATTCGCAGTTCTGGAGACAGCAAGGGGAGGAATATTAAGAGCCGGATTAGGCTTTAACAGGTGCGATATTGGTGTAGTAACCAATATACAAGAAGATCACTTAGGTATCTCAGATATCCATAACCTGTCTGATCTTGCACGTGTTAAAGGCGTAGTAATAGGCGCTGTAAAAAGAGATGGCTGGGCAGTATTAAATGCAGATAACAAATATTGCGTTAAAATAGCAGGCAAAGCAGATTGCAAAGTCGCCTACTTTAGCATGGATGAAAATAATCCTGTAATTGTGGAGCATTGTAAAAAAGGCGGCACAGCGGCCATATACGAAAATGGTTACATCACCATCAAGAAAGGCGACTGGAAAATCAGGGTGGATAAGGTTACTCACATTCCACTCACTTTTGGCGGCAGTGTTGATTTCATGATCCAGAATGTATTGGCAGCAACCCTGGCTACCTTTTTATATGGTTATAAAATTGAAGATATCAGGATGTCGTTACAAACCTTCATTCCCTCAGCGGCACAAACACCAGGAAGAATGAATATCTTTAAATTTAAAGAGTTTAAAATTCTGGTTGATTTTGCACACAATCCAGATGGCTTTAACGGCATCAAAGATTATCTGAAAACTGTAGAGGCAACGGAACATATTGGTGTAATTTCTGGCACCGGCGATAGAAGGGACGAAGACATTAAAGAAACAGCCCGCATTGCCGCGCAAATGTTTGACAAAATTATTATTTGCCAGGAAAAATACTTACGCGGTCGTGATCAACAGGAATTGATCGACTTACTGCTGGCTGGGATCAGAGAGATCAAACCAGATATGGAAGTCATCATCAATAACAATGGTGCAGAGGCCTTGCAGTTTCTCATCGCCACAGCTAAATCTGGTTCCTATATTACCATTTTAAGCAATACCATTGACAATGCCATTGATAAAGTAACCGAGTACCTGGACAAGGAATTTGGCATATAA
- a CDS encoding PA2169 family four-helix-bundle protein, with protein METTTVNTEVLNDLILINNDRIEGYTRAIEELKPEDSDLKALFVKMIGESHKYKLALATEVQTLGVDAESGTTNSGKIYRAWMDVKALFTGHDRKTVLNNCEAGEDAAQRAYKSALNEEDLSANLRSLISDQKATLRVSHDEIKALRDAQA; from the coding sequence ATGGAAACTACAACAGTAAATACCGAAGTATTAAACGACCTGATCCTAATTAATAACGACAGGATTGAAGGTTATACAAGAGCTATTGAAGAATTAAAGCCTGAAGACAGCGATCTTAAAGCTTTATTTGTTAAAATGATTGGTGAAAGCCATAAATATAAATTGGCTTTGGCTACCGAAGTACAGACTTTAGGTGTGGACGCAGAGTCTGGAACAACTAATTCGGGTAAAATATACCGTGCCTGGATGGATGTTAAAGCTTTGTTTACCGGACATGACCGCAAGACTGTTTTGAACAATTGTGAAGCAGGTGAAGATGCGGCGCAACGAGCTTATAAATCTGCTTTAAATGAAGAAGATTTGTCTGCCAACCTAAGAAGCCTGATCTCTGATCAAAAAGCAACCTTAAGGGTATCTCATGATGAGATCAAAGCCTTGCGCGACGCACAGGCCTAG
- a CDS encoding S1/P1 nuclease, with the protein MNLSLKIKVCALLAVALYIPSNVFAWGITGHRVVGKVAEYYLSAKARKAVKGILGNEDMAMASNWMDFIKSDTSFNYLNSWHYVNLAAGLDQNGVFGYLDSFNEASLYSKIPEQIAVLKNEKSSAGQKLMALRILIHLMGDLHQPMHTARKEDLGGNKVNVTWFGQRSNLHRVWDEGLVDYQQLSYTEYATAINHPAKEQLSKWKAGTLKDYIYESYVACNKIYAFTKAEDKLSYNYNFEFVGLLNEQLLKGGIRLAVVLNDIYR; encoded by the coding sequence ATGAATTTATCCCTTAAAATAAAAGTGTGTGCCTTGCTTGCAGTGGCCCTTTATATCCCTTCTAATGTGTTTGCCTGGGGCATTACTGGTCATAGGGTAGTAGGCAAAGTTGCAGAGTATTACTTGAGCGCTAAAGCTCGTAAAGCAGTAAAGGGTATTTTGGGTAATGAAGATATGGCAATGGCCAGTAACTGGATGGATTTTATAAAATCTGATACTTCATTTAACTATCTCAATTCATGGCATTATGTAAATCTTGCTGCTGGTTTGGATCAGAATGGTGTATTTGGCTATTTAGATTCTTTTAATGAGGCTAGTTTATATTCTAAAATTCCGGAGCAAATTGCCGTTTTAAAAAATGAAAAAAGCTCTGCAGGACAGAAATTAATGGCATTAAGGATTCTGATTCATTTAATGGGCGACCTTCACCAACCTATGCATACGGCAAGAAAAGAAGATCTTGGCGGTAACAAGGTTAATGTAACCTGGTTTGGACAACGCTCTAATCTGCACCGTGTTTGGGATGAGGGACTGGTAGATTATCAGCAGTTGAGTTATACGGAATATGCGACCGCTATAAATCATCCCGCTAAGGAGCAACTTAGCAAATGGAAGGCAGGCACATTAAAAGATTATATTTATGAATCATATGTTGCCTGCAATAAAATTTACGCCTTTACCAAAGCAGAGGACAAATTAAGCTATAACTATAATTTTGAGTTTGTGGGCCTGCTGAATGAGCAATTGCTTAAGGGAGGCATCCGCCTGGCTGTGGTATTGAATGACATCTACAGGTAA
- a CDS encoding fumarate hydratase, with product MASLGCERRPNIQGNGEQFLQGAWKEEALADSAALLTYTMYQFKFTCDSFYVQLTTHAKVNYYEESCFNGGLWKEYAKGVYSVRKDSLFLDGLYTKSNYKQKVSGCYQSGRFLKSFIVERSKPDTLLLKNTIDQRQSRLALIQKIICIPKAL from the coding sequence ATGGCGTCTCTTGGTTGTGAGAGACGCCCAAACATTCAGGGTAATGGAGAACAATTTTTGCAGGGTGCCTGGAAAGAAGAGGCACTTGCTGATTCGGCCGCTTTGCTGACTTACACCATGTACCAGTTTAAGTTTACCTGTGATTCCTTTTATGTACAACTTACTACACATGCTAAAGTTAATTATTATGAAGAGTCTTGCTTTAACGGGGGGCTCTGGAAGGAATATGCAAAAGGTGTGTATAGTGTAAGGAAAGACAGCCTTTTTTTAGATGGGCTATACACCAAATCTAATTACAAACAAAAAGTTTCCGGCTGTTACCAAAGCGGCAGGTTCCTAAAGTCTTTTATAGTGGAGCGTTCAAAACCGGATACTTTGCTTTTAAAAAACACGATAGACCAGCGGCAAAGCCGGCTGGCGTTAATACAAAAAATCATTTGCATCCCTAAAGCTTTATAA
- the fumC gene encoding class II fumarate hydratase, with product MNFRTEHDTMGEVQVPADKYWGAQTERSRNNFKIGPEASMPKEIIHAFGYLKKAAALANTELGVLSAEKAELIAKACDEVIAGKLDEEFPLVIWQTGSGTQSNMNANEVIANRAHVMNGGSLVDDQKVLHPNDDVNKSQSSNDTYPTAMHIAAYKQAVEITIPGLEKLRNTLNLKVSEFADIVKTGRTHFMDATPLTLGQEFSGYVQMIDNGLRAVKNALVMISELALGGTAVGTGLNTPKGYDVLVAAKIAELTGLPFVTAPNKFEALAAHDAMVELSGAYKRLAVSLMKIANDIRMLSSGPRCGIGEIIIPDNEPGSSIMPGKVNPTQPEALTMVCAQVMGNDVTVGIGGSNGHFELNVFKPVIAANVLQSGRLLGDACVSFNDKCAEGILPNLPEIQKHLENSLMLVTALNPHVGYENAAKIAKKAHKENKTLKAAAVELGLLSSEEFDAWVKPADMVGSLK from the coding sequence ATGAATTTTAGAACTGAACACGATACCATGGGTGAGGTGCAGGTGCCTGCTGATAAATATTGGGGAGCACAAACTGAACGTTCACGAAACAATTTTAAAATAGGTCCTGAGGCATCTATGCCTAAAGAGATTATTCATGCGTTTGGCTATTTGAAAAAAGCTGCTGCTTTAGCCAATACGGAACTTGGGGTATTGAGTGCTGAAAAAGCGGAATTAATTGCAAAGGCATGTGATGAAGTTATTGCCGGAAAGCTTGATGAAGAGTTTCCATTGGTAATTTGGCAAACAGGTTCTGGTACACAAAGTAATATGAATGCCAATGAGGTTATTGCCAATCGTGCGCATGTTATGAACGGTGGAAGCCTTGTTGATGATCAAAAAGTATTGCATCCTAATGATGACGTAAATAAATCGCAATCTTCTAATGATACTTATCCTACGGCGATGCACATTGCAGCCTACAAGCAGGCTGTAGAGATTACCATTCCGGGTTTGGAGAAACTACGCAATACGCTGAACTTAAAAGTATCTGAATTTGCAGATATTGTTAAAACCGGTCGTACCCATTTTATGGACGCCACACCCTTAACGCTTGGACAAGAGTTTTCTGGCTATGTACAAATGATTGATAATGGCTTAAGAGCGGTTAAAAATGCGCTGGTGATGATTAGTGAACTTGCACTTGGTGGTACTGCTGTAGGCACGGGATTGAATACGCCTAAGGGTTATGATGTACTGGTTGCGGCAAAAATTGCTGAACTAACCGGATTACCTTTTGTAACTGCGCCTAATAAATTTGAGGCATTGGCGGCACATGATGCCATGGTGGAACTGTCGGGTGCGTATAAACGCTTAGCGGTTTCTTTAATGAAAATAGCAAACGATATCAGAATGTTAAGCTCAGGCCCTCGTTGTGGAATTGGGGAGATCATTATTCCTGATAATGAGCCCGGATCTTCTATTATGCCAGGTAAGGTAAATCCTACGCAGCCTGAAGCTTTAACTATGGTTTGTGCGCAGGTAATGGGTAATGATGTTACGGTTGGTATTGGTGGCAGTAACGGACATTTTGAGTTGAATGTATTTAAACCTGTCATTGCAGCTAACGTATTGCAATCCGGACGCTTACTTGGTGATGCTTGTGTGTCGTTTAATGATAAATGTGCTGAGGGTATTTTGCCAAACTTGCCCGAGATTCAAAAACACCTTGAAAACTCACTGATGCTGGTAACAGCATTGAACCCTCATGTGGGTTATGAAAATGCGGCAAAAATTGCTAAAAAAGCACATAAGGAAAATAAAACGTTGAAAGCTGCGGCTGTTGAGCTCGGCTTGTTAAGCAGCGAGGAATTTGATGCATGGGTAAAACCTGCTGATATGGTTGGCAGTTTAAAATAA
- a CDS encoding serine hydrolase gives MTFRNLLSVATMAALSFTACSNSKKDTPVTVPSTERTADDDKKDSLLLVYNPKKGDQWIAGFVQNLHKKYGFNGNMLVAKDGKILYEQAIGWADYLHRDSLKISSEFELASVTKTFTGVAIMQLVEKGKLSLNDNVKKFYPNFPYEGITVKLLLTHRSGMMNYVYFTDGIWKEKRKPMSNLDVMNLIAEHKPARYAAPDTRFHYNNSNFMVLAAIIEKVTGKTYADYMMTNVFKPAGMKNTHVYSTTVYPKIPVDVVGHDRTWRYSVVQNFLDGPVGDKGIYSTLHDLVLYDHALRNGRLLTKPSLDSAYTGHNKAVNGHFNYGYGWRMFDGENNRKVVYHTGWWHGFRHIYVRDLNKNIVIIFLGNLTNGSLLHLDDLYKHLGVPVIRKGAYTGSGSMPGSDED, from the coding sequence ATGACCTTTCGTAACCTATTATCGGTGGCCACAATGGCGGCTTTGTCCTTTACTGCCTGCTCCAATTCTAAAAAAGATACACCTGTAACGGTACCAAGTACAGAACGTACAGCAGATGACGACAAAAAAGATAGTCTGCTCCTGGTATACAACCCCAAGAAAGGCGATCAATGGATTGCGGGTTTCGTTCAGAATCTCCATAAAAAATATGGCTTTAACGGCAATATGCTGGTTGCGAAAGACGGTAAAATACTATACGAGCAGGCAATTGGCTGGGCCGACTACCTGCACCGCGACAGCCTGAAGATCAGTTCGGAATTTGAACTGGCCTCTGTAACCAAAACCTTTACCGGGGTGGCGATTATGCAATTGGTAGAGAAAGGCAAGCTCTCTTTAAATGACAACGTTAAGAAATTCTATCCCAATTTCCCCTATGAAGGCATAACTGTAAAGCTTCTGCTGACTCACCGCAGCGGAATGATGAATTACGTATATTTTACCGATGGCATCTGGAAGGAAAAGAGAAAACCCATGAGTAATCTGGACGTGATGAACCTTATTGCGGAACATAAACCAGCAAGATATGCCGCACCAGATACGAGGTTTCACTACAACAATTCTAATTTCATGGTACTTGCCGCCATCATTGAAAAAGTAACTGGTAAAACCTACGCAGATTACATGATGACCAATGTCTTTAAACCAGCAGGCATGAAAAATACGCATGTATATTCAACTACCGTTTATCCTAAAATTCCGGTAGACGTGGTTGGCCATGACCGTACCTGGCGATATTCTGTAGTACAAAACTTTTTAGACGGTCCGGTTGGAGATAAAGGAATCTATAGTACTTTGCATGATCTGGTATTATATGATCATGCCTTAAGGAATGGCAGGTTACTGACCAAACCAAGCCTGGATTCTGCTTATACCGGACACAATAAGGCGGTTAATGGCCATTTCAACTATGGATATGGCTGGCGAATGTTTGATGGGGAGAACAACAGAAAAGTAGTTTACCATACAGGCTGGTGGCATGGTTTCCGCCACATCTACGTGCGTGACCTGAACAAAAACATCGTGATTATCTTTTTGGGTAACCTCACCAACGGAAGCTTACTTCATCTGGATGACCTGTACAAACACCTCGGTGTACCTGTGATCAGAAAAGGAGCTTATACTGGCTCTGGATCTATGCCCGGCAGTGACGAAGATTAA
- the recG gene encoding ATP-dependent DNA helicase RecG, with protein MFASDLDTTIEFLKGVGPKRAEILQKELGIYTYAQLLNHYPFRYIDRTRFYKINELNPELPFVQVLGRITSKETIGEKHKKRIVAKFTDDTGTIELVWFQSLKWVDEHVMRGKVYIAFGKPTVFNGSYSISHPELENYPRVATATGNLTLQPVYNSTEKLKKFNLDSKGIQKLQSYIIDQYLSEVKETMPAYVLEKYKLVNRREAILNIHFPKDVISLQHAERRLKFEELFFIQLQLLSNKQFRELKFKGQVFGTVGEKVNTFYKEILPFALTGAQKRVIKEIRTDTQRGVQMNRLVQGDVGSGKTVVALMSMLLANDNGFQACMMAPTEILARQHYHSIVSLLNDDLVKVAILTGNSTKKERVILHQQLESGEIDILVGTHALIEDKVIFKSLGLVVIDEQHRFGVEQRAKLWRKNSIPPHILVMTATPIPRTLAMTLYGDLDVSMIDELPVGRKPIETKHLFEGQRLRMFGFMKTEIAKGRQVYVVYPLIKESEKLDLLHLEAGIEQMRYQFPLPDFQISIVHGKMLNKDKQYEMQRFIDGKTQIMVATTVIEVGVNVPNASVMIIENAERFGLSQLHQLRGRVGRGAEQSYCILMSGQKLSKEGKVRLETMVRTNNGFEISEIDLELRGPGDLSGTQQSGVLDLKLANLVKDQQILYEARNTVIEIFQEDPTLTLPKNAMLKRFIDKKARGIALDKIS; from the coding sequence TTGTTTGCTTCTGATTTAGATACTACAATTGAATTTCTAAAAGGAGTAGGGCCTAAACGTGCTGAAATTTTACAGAAGGAGCTGGGCATATATACCTATGCCCAGCTTTTAAATCATTACCCCTTTAGGTACATAGACAGGACCCGGTTTTATAAAATTAATGAACTTAATCCTGAATTGCCTTTTGTTCAGGTTCTTGGCAGAATTACCAGTAAGGAAACCATTGGTGAAAAGCATAAAAAGAGGATTGTTGCTAAATTCACGGATGATACCGGAACCATTGAACTGGTGTGGTTTCAAAGTTTAAAGTGGGTGGATGAACATGTGATGCGCGGAAAAGTATACATTGCCTTTGGGAAACCTACGGTTTTCAATGGCAGTTACAGCATCTCTCATCCTGAACTTGAAAACTATCCTAGGGTAGCAACGGCTACCGGAAACCTAACCTTGCAACCCGTATATAATTCTACGGAGAAGCTTAAGAAGTTCAATTTAGATAGTAAGGGGATTCAGAAATTACAGTCTTACATTATTGATCAATACCTTAGCGAGGTAAAGGAAACCATGCCTGCCTATGTGTTGGAAAAATATAAACTGGTCAATCGCCGTGAGGCTATATTAAACATACATTTTCCTAAAGATGTAATTTCTTTGCAGCATGCGGAGCGCAGGTTAAAATTTGAAGAATTGTTTTTTATTCAGCTGCAGTTGTTGAGTAACAAGCAGTTCAGAGAACTAAAATTTAAGGGACAGGTTTTTGGTACCGTTGGTGAAAAGGTAAATACTTTCTACAAGGAGATTCTTCCATTTGCCTTAACAGGTGCACAAAAGCGGGTAATTAAAGAAATAAGAACGGATACGCAGCGTGGTGTACAAATGAACCGTTTGGTTCAGGGTGATGTAGGCAGTGGAAAAACTGTTGTGGCCCTGATGAGTATGTTGCTGGCCAACGATAACGGCTTTCAAGCTTGTATGATGGCCCCTACCGAGATCCTGGCACGTCAACATTACCATTCGATAGTTTCTTTATTGAATGATGACCTGGTTAAGGTAGCCATTCTTACAGGTAACAGTACAAAGAAAGAGCGGGTAATTTTACATCAGCAATTGGAAAGTGGGGAGATTGATATTCTGGTAGGTACGCATGCACTTATTGAAGATAAGGTTATTTTTAAGAGTTTGGGCCTTGTGGTGATTGATGAGCAACATCGTTTTGGCGTTGAGCAAAGAGCTAAGCTATGGCGTAAGAACAGCATCCCCCCTCATATCTTAGTGATGACGGCTACACCGATCCCCAGAACGCTTGCAATGACCCTATACGGGGATTTGGATGTATCTATGATAGATGAGCTTCCTGTGGGCAGAAAACCGATTGAAACGAAGCACTTGTTTGAGGGGCAACGCTTGCGCATGTTTGGTTTTATGAAAACTGAAATTGCCAAAGGAAGGCAGGTTTATGTGGTCTATCCTTTAATTAAGGAAAGTGAAAAGTTAGATCTCTTGCATTTAGAGGCAGGCATTGAACAAATGCGCTATCAGTTTCCCTTGCCTGATTTTCAAATCAGTATTGTGCATGGAAAAATGCTGAATAAAGACAAGCAATACGAAATGCAGCGTTTTATTGATGGCAAAACGCAAATCATGGTGGCCACCACGGTAATTGAAGTAGGTGTGAATGTGCCTAATGCGTCTGTGATGATTATTGAAAATGCAGAACGCTTTGGTTTATCTCAGCTTCATCAGCTCCGTGGCAGGGTTGGCAGGGGTGCAGAACAATCTTATTGCATCCTGATGTCTGGGCAGAAACTGAGTAAGGAGGGGAAGGTAAGGCTGGAAACAATGGTGAGGACCAATAATGGCTTTGAAATTTCGGAAATAGACCTGGAACTACGTGGCCCTGGAGATCTTTCTGGTACGCAGCAGAGTGGTGTGCTGGATTTAAAACTTGCCAATTTGGTTAAGGATCAGCAAATTTTATATGAAGCCAGAAATACGGTAATTGAGATTTTTCAGGAAGATCCAACACTCACATTACCTAAAAATGCAATGCTTAAGCGCTTTATTGATAAAAAGGCCAGAGGCATTGCATTAGATAAAATATCTTAA